In the bacterium genome, one interval contains:
- a CDS encoding class I SAM-dependent methyltransferase — protein MEVSDHIERLRRFVESRLDGHEALRVLEAGCGSCSWFDLRDRGRIVGIDISAKQLARNALLHEAVQDDLMQRRFAPASFDLIVCLDVLEHLPRPRAALVNLCEALAPGGLLVLKVPNALSWKGIFTKCTPHGLHVWAYRRFLWRPLAGREDVGPFRTHMRWAIRPRGLRHWARESGLGIAYEDYYEAWAQTRLRRRLGPLDWVLKLLDGLGRALSLGELSLARSEYVLVLERRRG, from the coding sequence GTGGAGGTGAGTGATCACATCGAAAGACTGCGGCGATTCGTCGAGAGCCGACTGGACGGGCACGAGGCGTTGCGGGTGCTCGAGGCGGGCTGCGGGAGCTGCAGTTGGTTCGATCTGCGTGATCGCGGCCGGATCGTCGGGATCGATATCTCTGCGAAGCAGCTCGCCCGCAATGCGCTGCTCCACGAAGCGGTGCAGGACGACCTCATGCAGCGCCGGTTCGCCCCGGCATCCTTCGATCTGATCGTCTGCCTCGATGTGCTGGAGCACCTGCCGCGTCCCCGAGCGGCCCTGGTCAATCTGTGCGAAGCGCTGGCCCCCGGCGGGCTCCTGGTGCTCAAGGTGCCCAATGCCCTCTCCTGGAAAGGGATCTTCACGAAGTGCACGCCCCATGGCCTGCACGTATGGGCCTACCGCCGATTCTTGTGGCGACCCCTCGCGGGCAGGGAGGACGTCGGCCCGTTCCGGACCCACATGCGGTGGGCGATCCGACCGCGTGGCCTGCGCCACTGGGCGAGAGAGTCCGGGCTGGGCATCGCCTACGAGGATTACTATGAGGCGTGGGCGCAGACGCGGTTGCGCCGGCGACTCGGTCCCCTGGACTGGGTGCTGAAGCTGCTCGATGGTCTTGGCCGCGCACTCAGCCTGGGCGAGCTGTCCTTGGCACGCAGCGAGTACGTGCTCGTCCTGGAACGGCGAAGGGGCTAG